One Micromonospora eburnea genomic region harbors:
- the lepA gene encoding translation elongation factor 4: MPPTLDPGANAPGATDPARIRNFCIIAHIDHGKSTLADRMLQLTGVVDPRQMRAQYLDRMDIERERGITIKSQAVRMPWTIREGDRAGEAAVLNMIDTPGHVDFTYEVSRSLAACEGAILLVDAAQGIEAQTLANLYLALENDLHIIPVLNKIDLPAAQPEKYAEELAHLIGGDPADCIKVSGKTGEGVPHLLDEIVRQFVPPVGEADAPARAMIFDSVYDVYRGVVTYVRVVDGKIEARDRIKMMSTGAVHELLEIGVISPEMVKADALGVGEVGYLITGVKDVRQSRVGDTVTINSRPAREALGGYKDPKPMVYSGLYPIDGSDYPNLREALDKLKLNDAALTYEPETSGALGFGFRCGFLGLLHLEIIRERLEREFNLDLISTAPNVVYRAVQEDGQEIVVTNPSEYPTGKIAEVYEPTVRATVLTPNDYVGAVMELCQGRRGSLLGMDYLSADRVELRYTLPLAEIIFDFFDQLKSRTKGYASLDYEPSGEQSSDLVKVDILLHGEPVDAFSAIVHKDKAYNYGTTIAAKLRTLIPRQQFEVPIQAAIGSRVIARETIRAIRKDVLAKCYGGDISRKRKLLEKQKEGKKRMKMVGRVEVPQEAFIAALSSDSGDGKPAGKK; this comes from the coding sequence GTGCCACCGACGCTCGATCCCGGCGCGAACGCTCCTGGTGCCACCGACCCGGCGCGCATCAGGAACTTCTGCATCATCGCCCACATCGACCACGGGAAGTCGACCCTGGCCGACCGGATGTTGCAGCTCACCGGCGTGGTCGACCCCCGGCAGATGCGCGCCCAGTACCTCGACCGGATGGACATCGAGCGCGAGCGTGGCATCACCATCAAGAGCCAGGCCGTGCGCATGCCGTGGACCATCCGGGAGGGCGACCGGGCCGGCGAGGCCGCCGTGCTCAACATGATCGACACCCCGGGCCACGTCGACTTCACGTACGAGGTGTCCCGGTCACTCGCCGCCTGTGAGGGCGCGATCCTGCTGGTCGACGCCGCGCAGGGCATCGAGGCGCAGACCCTGGCCAACCTCTACCTGGCGCTCGAGAACGACCTGCACATCATCCCGGTGCTCAACAAGATCGACCTGCCGGCCGCCCAGCCCGAGAAGTACGCCGAGGAGCTGGCCCACCTGATCGGCGGCGACCCGGCGGACTGCATCAAGGTCTCCGGCAAGACCGGCGAGGGTGTGCCACACCTGCTGGACGAGATCGTCCGGCAGTTCGTGCCGCCGGTTGGCGAGGCCGACGCCCCGGCCCGCGCGATGATCTTCGACTCCGTGTACGACGTCTACCGCGGCGTGGTCACCTACGTCCGGGTGGTCGACGGCAAGATCGAGGCCCGGGACCGGATCAAGATGATGTCCACCGGCGCCGTGCACGAGCTGCTGGAGATCGGCGTCATCTCGCCCGAGATGGTGAAGGCCGACGCGCTCGGCGTCGGCGAGGTGGGTTATCTGATCACCGGCGTGAAGGACGTACGCCAGTCCCGGGTCGGTGACACGGTCACCATCAACTCCCGGCCGGCCAGGGAGGCGCTCGGCGGCTACAAGGACCCGAAGCCGATGGTCTACTCCGGCCTCTACCCGATCGACGGGTCCGACTACCCGAACCTCCGCGAGGCGCTCGACAAGCTCAAGCTCAACGACGCCGCGCTGACGTACGAGCCGGAGACCTCGGGGGCGCTCGGCTTCGGCTTCCGCTGCGGCTTCCTCGGCCTGCTGCACCTGGAGATCATCCGGGAGCGGCTGGAGCGGGAGTTCAACCTCGACCTGATCTCGACCGCCCCCAACGTGGTCTACCGGGCCGTCCAGGAGGACGGCCAGGAGATCGTGGTGACCAACCCGAGCGAGTACCCGACCGGCAAGATCGCCGAGGTGTACGAGCCGACCGTGCGGGCCACCGTGCTCACCCCGAACGACTACGTCGGCGCGGTGATGGAGCTGTGCCAGGGCCGTCGGGGCAGCCTGCTCGGCATGGACTACCTCTCCGCCGACCGGGTGGAGCTGCGCTACACCCTCCCCCTCGCGGAGATCATCTTCGACTTCTTCGACCAGCTCAAGAGTCGCACCAAGGGCTACGCCTCGCTGGACTACGAGCCCTCCGGCGAGCAGTCGTCCGACCTCGTCAAGGTGGACATCCTGCTGCACGGTGAGCCGGTGGACGCGTTCAGCGCCATCGTGCACAAGGACAAGGCGTACAACTACGGCACGACGATCGCGGCGAAGCTGCGCACCCTGATCCCGCGCCAGCAGTTCGAGGTGCCGATCCAGGCCGCCATCGGCAGCCGGGTGATCGCCCGGGAGACGATCCGCGCGATCCGCAAGGACGTGCTCGCCAAGTGCTACGGCGGTGACATCAGCCGTAAGCGCAAGCTGCTGGAGAAGCAGAAGGAAGGCAAGAAGCGGATGAAGATGGTGGGCCGGGTGGAGGTCCCCCAGGAGGCCTTCATCGCCGCACTCTCCTCCGATTCCGGGGACGGCAAGCCCGCCGGCAAGAAGTAA
- a CDS encoding DUF4240 domain-containing protein: MRTDDFWQLIDRARAGGGGEPEAVAARVAALLAERDPAEIVGYAHHQRRVLAASYRVDLWGAAYLINGGASDDGFEYFRGWLMAQGRAVFAKAVADPDSLAELPQVRAAALSGEEFECEDMLAVPWEAYRKATATDLPAERDPVPVPDLNDFWDFDDEEEARRRLPRLAALFAEPPQE, encoded by the coding sequence ATGAGGACCGACGACTTCTGGCAGCTGATCGACCGCGCCCGCGCCGGCGGCGGGGGCGAGCCCGAGGCGGTCGCCGCCCGCGTGGCCGCCCTGCTCGCCGAGCGGGACCCGGCGGAGATCGTCGGGTACGCCCACCACCAGCGGCGGGTGCTCGCCGCCTCCTACCGGGTGGACCTCTGGGGCGCGGCGTATCTGATCAACGGGGGCGCCTCCGACGACGGCTTCGAGTATTTCCGGGGCTGGCTGATGGCCCAGGGCCGGGCGGTCTTCGCGAAGGCGGTCGCCGACCCGGACTCCCTCGCCGAGCTGCCGCAGGTCAGGGCCGCCGCGCTCAGCGGCGAGGAGTTCGAGTGCGAGGACATGCTGGCGGTTCCCTGGGAGGCGTACCGGAAGGCCACCGCGACCGACCTGCCGGCGGAGCGGGACCCGGTCCCGGTGCCCGACCTGAACGACTTCTGGGACTTCGACGACGAGGAGGAGGCGCGGCGGCGGCTGCCCCGGCTGGCCGCACTCTTCGCCGAGCCACCGCAGGAGTGA
- a CDS encoding phosphotransferase encodes MPETSLPPVPYAATAVRPGWAELPAGLRDALAARIGGHPVAVRSAGAGFTRGFAALLTGPTGDRVFVKAAALAEQRHLVDWYAHEAAILARLPAGLPVPRPRWALTQAGWYALTLDAIDGRTPRLPWEPAELDAALAAYAEVAAALADPPAELVALGLPRLADLARDDILWWGEVAAGREPMPALPAWAPLAELVALESRLPGYASHGGLAHCDLRVDNILLDAAGRAWICDWTWLCHGPAWFDLASLLITAYAGGLDADTAFATHPASAGAPADALDVTLAALSGYFLTSAAAGPSTASPHLRAHQRWSGEQTLGWLAVRQGWG; translated from the coding sequence GTGCCCGAGACCTCCCTGCCGCCGGTGCCGTACGCGGCGACGGCCGTCCGCCCCGGCTGGGCCGAACTGCCGGCCGGGCTGCGAGACGCGCTCGCGGCCCGGATCGGCGGCCACCCGGTGGCGGTCCGGAGCGCCGGCGCCGGCTTCACCCGGGGCTTCGCCGCGCTGCTGACCGGCCCCACCGGTGACCGGGTCTTCGTGAAGGCGGCGGCGCTGGCGGAGCAGCGGCACCTGGTCGACTGGTACGCCCACGAGGCGGCGATCCTGGCCCGGCTCCCCGCCGGCCTGCCGGTCCCCCGGCCGCGCTGGGCGCTGACCCAGGCCGGCTGGTACGCGCTCACCCTGGACGCGATCGACGGGCGGACGCCCCGGCTGCCCTGGGAGCCGGCCGAGCTGGACGCCGCGCTCGCCGCGTACGCCGAGGTGGCCGCCGCGCTCGCCGACCCACCGGCGGAGCTGGTGGCGCTCGGGCTGCCCCGCCTCGCCGATCTGGCCCGCGACGACATCCTCTGGTGGGGCGAGGTGGCCGCCGGCCGCGAGCCGATGCCGGCTCTTCCCGCCTGGGCCCCGCTGGCCGAGCTGGTCGCGCTGGAGTCCCGGCTGCCCGGGTACGCCTCGCACGGCGGGCTGGCCCACTGCGACCTGCGGGTGGACAACATCCTGCTCGACGCGGCGGGGCGGGCGTGGATCTGCGACTGGACCTGGCTCTGCCACGGGCCGGCCTGGTTCGATCTGGCCAGCCTGCTGATCACCGCGTACGCCGGCGGCCTGGACGCGGACACCGCCTTCGCCACCCACCCGGCGTCGGCCGGCGCACCGGCCGACGCGCTGGACGTCACCCTCGCGGCACTGTCCGGGTACTTCCTGACCAGCGCCGCCGCCGGGCCGTCGACCGCCTCCCCGCACCTGCGGGCGCACCAGCGGTGGAGCGGCGAACAGACGCTCGGCTGGCTAGCCGTCCGCCAGGGCTGGGGCTGA
- the rpsT gene encoding 30S ribosomal protein S20, with amino-acid sequence MANIKSQIKRNRQNEKRRLRNKSVKSSLKTAIRKFHEAAEAGDTELATTLMRDASRKLDKAASKGVIHANQAANRKSAIAQRVASFSA; translated from the coding sequence GTGGCGAACATCAAGTCCCAGATCAAGCGCAACCGGCAGAACGAGAAGCGCCGGCTGCGTAACAAGTCGGTCAAGTCGTCGCTGAAGACCGCCATCCGGAAGTTCCACGAGGCTGCCGAGGCTGGCGACACCGAGCTGGCCACCACCCTCATGCGGGACGCCTCCCGCAAGCTGGACAAGGCTGCCAGCAAGGGCGTCATCCACGCCAACCAGGCCGCCAACCGGAAGTCGGCGATCGCCCAGCGCGTCGCCTCGTTCTCGGCCTGA